The Thermoanaerobaculia bacterium nucleotide sequence AGGGAGAGGATTCTCTGATAATGAGTAATGATCAGGAAAGACCGAGCATCGTCTCTGAGGGAGTTTACGACGGTGGAAACACTTTTCAGGGCATCAATATCCAGTCCGGAATCGATCTCATCCAAGATCACGACACGGGGACGAAGCATTCCAAGCTGCAGGATTTCTGCCTTCTTTTTCTCTCCTCCGGAGAATCCCTCATTGGTCTCCCGAGAAATCATGTCCGCAGGAATGGCCGCAAGGTCTCGAAGTGCGTGAATATTCTGGAAAAGTGATTTTGAAGTCGGATAGGCATCCGGTCCCAGCACACAACCGGTGGACTTCTTGATGAGGCTCAGGAGTGAAATTCCGGGAAGAGAAACGGGATGCTGAAAACTTAAAAACAGGCCAAGCCGGGCGCGCTCGTCCGTGGAAAGCTCAAGAATGCTGGATCCGTGGAAGAGGATATCGCCTCCCTCAAATTCGTAAGCTGGATTGCCCATGATGACATTGGCCAGCGTACTCTTTCCGGATCCGTTCGGTCCCATGATTGCGTGAACTTCACCGGGAGGAAGTTCGAGATCGACACCCTTCAAAATGGATTTTCCTTCGATGCCGGCCTTTACGCCGGAAAGGGATAATAGCTGAATCATGAATGTCCTCCTAGATCATATAAAGTTGTTCGGGAAAGGCTGTTTACCATCTGCTCTTTCAGGTCTGACCAGTAGATATGGGCATCGCAGTCCTGAACATGGTCACAAACGTGAGAACGCTCTGCACAGCTGACGAGGTTGAGCGGTCCCTCAAAGATCTGGACGATATCCCACAGAGTGATGCCCCGGGTTTCTTTTCTCAGGGTCACACCTCCCCCGGCTCCCTTTGTGGTTTTCACGATCTCGTTCCTCGCGAGCTGATGCACGATGTTGGCCAGAAAACGACGGGATATGTTCAGCGATTCTGATGCCTCACGAACGTTCCACTGGCGGTCGGGTTGCCGCGCAAGGTTTGTAAGGAAGAGAAGAGCGTAGTCGGTTGCCTTCGACAGTTGCAGCATAAATCATTCTCCTTCTACAATATCTGTAATACCATAAACATAATGATATTATATTCTATTCCCTGAAACATAGATCCATTTCCTGCCCGCATCGAGGGTGCATTTCAGTCTGATGAAAAGGATTTCGAAAACTGGAAAAATTAGAAGGCTATGGTTATTTTAATAGTGGAGAAGCAGGTCACACCCAAAAAATGTTATCGAATTTTTGCAAGAATGACGGAAATATTGTCCGAACCGTCCCGTTCATTGGCACTATGGACCAGGGACTCAGCAAAGGATTCAAGGTCGTTGTGGTTTTCATTCAGGAGGTCTTCAATTTCTTCGTCACTGAATCCCTGATGAAATCCGTCCGTACAGAGAAGAAAGAGATCACCGGAAGCGACACTGCCTTCAAAAAGATCGGCTTCAATGGTGGGCTGACCGCCGATGGAACGGGTCAGGATATGACGCAACTTTGAATGCCGTGAATCTTCCTTTGACAGAAGGCCCATCTGAACCTGGAGCTGAACAAACGAATGGTCGTCGGTAATCTGAATCAATTCTCCCTGGCGAAGGAGGTAGGTGCGCGAATCTCCTACGTTGACAACGTGATACCCACGATTGGAAAGGAGAAGGCAGGTTATTGTCGAACCCATTCCCTGCCTGGCTGTGCTTTCCTGACTGTCTCTGTAAATGATATCGTTTGACCGTTCGATCAATGCCATGAGACGCTTCCCGGGGTCGAGATCCTCGAACTCATCGAGACCTTTGGTGAAGATGTCCACGATAAGATTGGAGGCAACCTCTCCCGCCTGGTGTCCGCCCATCCCATCTGCAACGAGGGCAAAGGCATGGTCGGCGTCATAAATGAGACTGTCTTCGTTATGTCCTCGTTTTTTGCCGACATCGGTGTGACCGGCGAAGGTTACGTCGTAGGGTAGTCCCATGGAGCATAGCATACATAAAATCGATGTGGATTGCAAAGTGAAATGAATCTGCTACTCTAAGGGTGTGAGACTGGTCACGACTCATCGGAATGCCGATTTTGATGCCTTCGGGGCCATGGTGGGACTCCGTCTTCTTGATCCTGCCGTGGTTTTTCATTTCCCGGGAGGGCAGGAAGTGGCTCTTCGGTCCTTCTTAAAGGCCGGTCTTTATTCGTATCCGGAGATAAAAACAGGAAACCTTCAAACGGCTGAACTGGAAAAGGTCTACCTTGTCGACACCGTTGAATATGCCGGTCTGGAAGGTGTCTTTGAGCGCATTCTCCAGGAGAGGGTTCCCCTGACCATCATCGATCATCACGATGAGCCCGGATCCTGGCTTGAGGACCATCCCCACGAGAGAATCTACCGTCGGCGCGGAAGTACATGCACGATCCTGACGGAACTTCTCGCTGAACAGAACATGGCCATCCCTTCCCTCGAGGCGACGCTCCTCCTGATGGGGATTCATGAGGACACGGGTCATATGCTCTTTCCGGAAACAACACCGGAGGATGTTCGGGCGGTGGATCTGCTTCTTCAATCCGGAGCCGATCTTTCCCTTGTGAAACGCTTTGCCCATCGGGAGCTGACCCCCCATCAGCTTCGCCTGCTCAACGGACTGGCCTCGAATGCGAGGACCTACACCATGCGGGGGCATCGGGTGACGCTGGCATCCCTGAACCTCGAGGCCTTTGAGGAAGATCTGGCCTATGTGGTTCACAAGTATGTCGATCTTTTTCAGGAGTCGGTTTTCATCGGCCTCTTTAACGAAGGGGGAAAGATTTTCCTGATCGGCCGGTCCCGCCACCCGGATGTGGACATTTCCGCCATCCTTTCATCCTTCTCCGGGGGGGGGCATGGTGCGGCTGCCGCGGGTGTGGTTCGAGGAAGGACCATCGTTGAAGTGCGGGAAGATCTGCTTCGTGTCCTGCAGGAATCTCTCCCGCCAAGACTCACAGCCCGGAGCGCCATGTCTCCGCATATTTACGGAATAAGGAAGGAACAGCAGGTTCAGGAGGCGCTGAACCGGCTGAATGAACTCAGGATCAACGCCATGCCGGTTTTTGAAGAAGAGGAGATCTGCGGTTCTGTAACCCGACAGCTTGTGGATGCCGCCATTCATCACGGTCTGGGCGGGGTCCCTGTGGATGAGATCATGCTGGGGAACCCTCCTGTGGTTTCACCGGATGAGCTTCTGGAAGACGTTGCAGAAACGATGAGGCGAAGCGGAATTCGATTTGTCGTAGTGCGGGAAGATGGAACTTATCAAGGTCTTGTTACCCGCATGGATGTCTATCGACATCTTCTTCCCGTGGCGCCGGATATTCTCCGCCATCTTGAAGACCGGTTTGCCCGGCTGGCTCCCAACCGTAGCTCTGTAATCCGGATCCTGGATCGTCAGCTTCGTCCGGAGGCGCTGGATCTCCTGAAAGTCATCGGGCAGACGGCGGAAGAGATGTCCATGAAAGCGTACCTTGTGGGCGGTGTCGTCCGGGATCTGCTGCTGGGAATTGAAGATGAAGATGTGGACATCGTTGTGGAAGGCGACGGAATCGCGTTTTCCGGAGTCCTGGCCAAACGTCTGGGTGCCCGGGTCCACACCCACGATACATTTCTGACCGCAAAAATCATGCTCGACACGGGCCGAACCATCGATATCGCCACGGCGCGTTCGGAATACTACCGGGCGCCGGCAGCCCTTCCGGATGTTCAGGCGAGCGTCCTGAGGCAGGACCTCTACCGCCGCGATTTCACCATCAATACCCTCACCCTGGCTCTCAACCCGGAAGATTTCGGTCATCTCATCGACTTTTTTGGCGGATATCAGGATCTGAAGAGTCAACACATCCGAATTCTTCACAGTCTCAGCTTTATCGAGGACCCGACGCGATGTTTCAGGGCGGTACAGCTCTGTGTCCGCCTGGGCTTCAAGCTCGCCTCGGACACGGAAAAGCTCATACTCCTTGCCGCGCAGAGAGATATTTTTGACCAGCTCAGCGGGAACCGCCTGTGGGAAGAGCTGAGGGAGATCTTTCTCCTTCCCGGAGTTGATCGGGCCATGGATATGATGGAACGGCTGAACCTTGTCAAGGTGATTCACCCGGACGCACAGGTCGGGAAACATTTCCGGCAGAAACTGGCAGGAGTTCGGGAAGTTCTATCCTGGTCCGCCATTGAAAAGCTGGACCCGCCTTCTCCGGAAATTCTTATCCTCTTCATTCTGCTGGAAAATGTGAAGGAATGGCATCTTGCACGTGTGGCCGCACGGCTGGACCTTCGAGGCCGGATGGCCGGGGTGATCGCAGATCATCGGCGGATTTCCCGGCAGCTGGAGGATGCATTGACGGGATCACTCTCCCCATCCGGTATCTATATCCTCATGGAACATGTTGATGATTATTACATCTACCATACGATGGCCGGGACCGGGCACGGGGAGGTTCGAGAGCGTATTCGCACCTTTCTTACCACCCTGAGGAAGGTTTCTCTTTCCATTCGGGGTCGCGATCTTATCGAGCTGGGGTTGTCGCCAGGTCCCATGGTTGGACGGGTACTCAGGGAAACCCTGCTGGCCAAGCTGGACGGACATTTAAAAACCCGGGAGGAAGAATGTGATTACGCTCTTCGCCTTGCTCGCGTTTAGTATCTCTCCGATGACTGCACCGACGCCTCTCCTTGAATACCAGAAGGCCAATGAGATCGCTTCCGAGCGGATCACGCTCTTTTCCGATGGAATCCTCGTACTGCTCCAGAAGGGCCCGGGAGAACAGGAGTCTCAGCTCCAGAGACAGCTCTCTCCGGAGGAACAAAAGGTCTATCTTCAGGTGCTAAATGAAATTGCCTGGAATGAGCTCAACCAGAAGATGGGGCAGGTCCATGGCGGAGATCTCACGGAACGGTTTTCGATTCGATATCAGCAGGGCAGTGCGAACTGGACAGTGACCGGCACGATGATGGACACCTTTCCCCTCCCCATGAACAGGCTGTTTGCCCTGATCGACGATCTTCGCGATCTCCTCATGACGCGGACCACCGATGTTCATCCTCTGATCTCCCGGCCTCCGGTCCCGGGTGACCGCCTGGTGGACTATCTCGGGAGAACCTTTGTTCTCCGATCGATACGCCCTGAAGATGGCGTGTACGTTCTTCAGGGAGAGAAGGAACCCTTCACGCTGGAGGTGACCCTGGAGCAGCTCCCATCGGTCATGAAAGATTATGCGGATTCTGGGCGGGACGCTTCGAGGTAGAACCATTCACCTGCCCCGGAAGACGGAGGTGCGTCCAACCACAGGGAGGGCGCGGGAAGGCTTTTTTTCCCATATCCAGAACGAGCTTCCCGGAGCCTCCTTTCTGGATGTCTTTGCCGGAAGCGGGTTGATGGGCATCGAGGCTCTGAGCCGGGGAGCCCGATCGGTTACCTTTATTGAAAGAGATGGTAACGTTCTGCAAGCTCTTCAAGGCAACCTTGCCGCTCTTCATCTGACAGCTGAGATCGTGAGTGGGGACGCCATGAAGATCCTGCCTCAGCTTCATGACAGGGGGAAATGCTTCACCATTGCCTATGCAGATCCTCCGTACGGATTTACCCGGTACGATGAACTCTACGATCTTCTTGTCAGCCTTGTTCCGGAGGGGGAGATTGCCATCGAAGCGGTAAAACCCCATCCACTATCCGTTGCCGGGGATCGTATCCTTACCTATGGGCAAACCATCATCGCCTGTTTCTACCGGCCAACCTGATGGACGGATCCTCCATTGGCCGGGATGGCTGTAAGATTTGGACCCTATCTGAGATAATGGGTTTCCAGGAGAGATCGATATGAATGAAACCGTTGTGGATGTTCAGAAGCGAGTCTTGAGTGACAATGACCGAATAGCTGAGGAGCTCCGGCAAAGTTTTTCTGACCGCGGTATTCTGGTCGCAAACCTGATCTCGTCACCCGGATCGGGAAAAACGACGCTTCTTGAATCTTCCATTCCCTCCCTGGTTCAACGATGCCGGGTGGCCGTTCTGGAAGGTGACATTGAAACGGAAAGGGATGCGGATCGATTGCGGAGCATGGGTGTGCCCGCCTATCAGATCCTCACGGGAGGAGCCTGTCACCTTGATGCCCGCCAGATTGCCCGTGCCCTTTCGGATGCCGATCTGGGACAACCCGATCTTCTCTTCATTGAGAATGTTGGAAATCTCATCTGCCCGACCTCCTATGACCTGGGGGAAGATTTTAAAGTAGCGCTTCTATCGGTGACGGAGGGAGATGATAAGCCCTTCAAGTATCCGGCGATCTTTTCGGCCGCCAACGTTACCGTCATTACGAAAAGTGATCTCTTAGCCCATGTCCGCTTTGATCTTGAGGCGGTGAAGAGGCAGATCCGGACATTGCGGCCCGATGGATCGATCTTTCTCACATCCTCCACGGGGGGGATCGGGATCGATTCATGGGTGGACTATCTTCTCCAGTGCCTGGAGACCAAGAGGACCGGATCCTGAATCGGAGCCGGGTCCGAAAGAGACTGACCTGCACAGGGCTGGTGCAGGGAGTCGGCTTCCGGCCGCTCGTACACCGTCTCGCGATCGAACGGGGACTTACCGGATCGGTATGGAACGATCCGGATGGAGCCGCGATCGAGATTGAAGGCTCAGAGGAACAAGTCCGCTCCTTTCTCGACGCACTGCCGGTGAGCCTTCCGGCCCTGGCCCGATTGGATCATCTGGAAATCCGGAACCTTCCTCCGAAAGGGGGCGCGGGATTTCGTGTGGATATGTCTCGAGTCGGTCAGAGGAAACGCGCTCTTCTTCCTCCCGATGCGGCCCTCTGTCCTGCATGCGATACGGAGATGTCGGATCCGGAAGACCGCCGGTACCGGTATCCCTTTACAACATGCACGGAATGCGGACCACGTTACACCCTGGTCCATGCCCTGCCCTACGACCGGTCCCGCACCTCCATGGCCTGTTTCCCCCTCTGCGAAGCCTGCGAGATGGAATATTCGACGGTCTCGGACAGGAGGTTTCATGCCGAGCCGATTGCATGTCCGGTCTGCGGACCCCGGTTGTGGCTGGTCGATTCCGGGGGCGGCCTGATCACCCGGGAGCACGTTGTAGATCGCGCGCGAAAGATGCTTGCAGAGGGATCCATCCTTGCAGTGAAAGGTCTCGGAGGATTTCAGCTCGCCTGCCGGGCTGACCGGAATCAGCCGGTCCGCAGACTCCGAACACTGAAAAACCGTTTAACCCGCCCCTTTGCACTTATGGGTCGCAGCATCGATGTCCTTAAAACGCTGGTCTCGCTATCCAACGAGGGAGAAACCCTGCTTCGATCCCCGCGGTCCCCCATCCTTCTTGCGCCGGTGCGGTCGGGCAGTTCTGTCGTTTCCGAGATCGCCCCGGGCCTCAAGGATCTGGGTGTGATGATCCCGACGACGCCGCTTCATCGGGAGCTCTTTCGGGATGCACCCTACGAAGTGCTGGTCATGACCTCGGGAAACCTGTCCGAGGAACCGATCTGTCGTGGAAACCGGGAGGCTATTGACAGGCTGGGACCCCTTTCCGACGCACTCCTTCTTCACGATCGGGACATTGTCCGGAGGGTGGATGACTCCGTTCTCCGACAGATAGACGAAGGTCCCGTTATGATTCGACGCTCCCGGGGATGGGTTCCCGATCCCCTGCCGCTTCCCCTTTCCCTGAAGGAACCGGTGCTTGCCCTGGGAGGGCACCTCCAGGTCACCGCCTGTATCGGGATCGGGGATCAAGCCTTTTTAACCCAGCATATTGGAGATCTGGATACACCGGCAGCCCGTGCCTTTCTGGAGGAGGCGGTGGAGGATCTGGAATCCTTTCTGGAAGTACGCCCGAAAGTGATCGTAACCGACATCCACCCAGATTATCCGACAACCTGGCTGGGGGAAAAGATGGCCGATTCGCGCGGCGGAAGGGTCATGCGGGTTCAGCACCATCTGGCCCACGCCTTCAGCCTGATGGGAGAAGAGGGCAGGATCCCCGGAGCGGATGAAAAGCAGCTCTCTATTCTTCTGGATGGAACCGGGTGGGGTCCCGACGGGAGTTCATGGGGGGGTGAGTGGATCTCAATCGGTCCTGAATTGGACTGGTCCCGGGTTGCCCATCTTGAGCCCCTGCCTCTCGTGGGAGGGGAGCAGGCCGTTCGGGAACCATGGCGCATCCTTGCGACAGCCCTGGCCCGATCGGGACGGACCGATCTCTTTGAAAAGATCCCTCTTGCCAACCTTGTCCCACCGAAAAAACTTCTTGAAGTAGGTCAGCTCTCTCTCTCCGGAACCTGGCCGTCAGCCTCAGGTGCGGGGCGAATCTTTGAGGCGGCGGGGGCCATGCTGGGTCTCGCACCCGTCAACCGCTACGAGGGGGAAGCGGCACAGCTTGCGGAAGCCGCCGCGGGCGGACGGAAGGGTTCAACCGTCTGGGGGGAGTTGGAATTCCTTCTTTCCAGAGAGACGAGAATTCTTCCCTCCGCCGCGCTGTTGACTGAAGGAGCCCGTCGTCTTGCGGAAGGGGAAGACCCGGATGAGGTGGCCTCGTCGTTTCACGCCACCTTTGCAAGGCTGGTGAGGTGCATGACTCGAAACGTTGCACCCTCAAGAACTCTTCCCGTGGCCGCGGGGGGAGGGTGCCTGGTCAATCGGCTTCTCCGATCCGGTCTTCGGAATGAATTTTCAACCGAAGGAATCCCTCTATTCCTGCCTTCGATCCTTCCTCCCGGGGACGGGGGGCTTGCCTTCGGCCAGGTTGTGGCTGCATCCCTGGTCCTGCAGAATCATCTCGATCCTGTGTACCTGGAAAGCCCTTGTTCCGTTCTATAAACATATCATAAAGGTAGATCCGAATCGGAGATATTTTCTGCCTGCCATGGTAAGATGAAAACTCATCCACGGAGGTTTTCACCATGTGCCTGGCCGTTCCCATGAAACTGATCGAACGCGCGGATACCGAGGGTGTCGTTGAGCTGAACGGTGTTCAAAGAACCGTCTCTCTCATGCTCTTACCCGATGCCCGCGTGGGAAACTATCTTCTCATTCACGCCGGCTATGCCCTGAGCGAAATCGACGAGACGGAAGCCCGGGAAACCCTGGCACTCCTCGGGGAACTTGCCGCATGCGCGGAAGAGGCATGAACACCACCGATCTCTATCATGACAGCCGGGTCGTTCGGTCCCTGGTGGATCAGATTCACAGGGCTTCCCGTGGCCTTCCCCGTTCGATCACGATCATGGAAGTCTGCGGTACCCATACCCATGCCATCGCCCGGGCCGGGCTGCGTCACCTTATGCCGGAAGAAATCCGCCTCATATCAGGGCCGGGATGCCCTGTCTGCGTCACCCCGGTTTCCTTTCTCGATCGGGCCCTGGTTCTGGGCCGAAGACCTTCCACCCGTCTGGCCACCTTTGGCGATCTCTACCGCGTTCCTTCCAGTTCCCTCTCCCTGGAGACGGCCCACGCAGAGGGAATTCAGGTGGATATCGTCTATTCTCCCCGGGACTGCATGAAACTGGCCCGGGAAAACCCGGATGAGTTGATCATCTTCCTGGCGGTCGGGTTCGAAACGACCGCACCTACGATTGCGGCCCTTCTTGTAGAGGCCGATCAATCCAACCTTTCGAACCTCATGATCCTTCCCGGCAACAAAATCATGCCCCCCCCGCTTCGTACTCTGTCCGAAGATCCGGACCTGCAGGTGGATGGGTTCCTTCTCCCCGGACACGTTTCGGTGGTCATTGGAGCGGCGGCCTACGCATTCCTGCCGGATGAGTATGAAAAGTTCTCCGCCATTGTCGGGTTTACGCCCGCGGATATCCTGCGGGGTGTCCTGGAAATCGTAAAACAGGTGAAGGATGAGACGCCCTGTGTCCGGAATCTCTACGAGCGGGTGGTGAGTGACGGGGGGAACCGGAATGCCCTTGCACTCATGGACCGGGTCTTTCACCCCTGCGATGCGGAGTGGCGGGGGCTGGGAGTGATCCCGGGCTCCGGCCTGACCCTGCGGGAGCCCTTCGCCCACCGGAATGCGGAGAGGATCGATGTGGACATGTCTCCCGCACGGGAACCGGCCGGCTGTCGATGCGGGGACATTCTTAAAGGGACCCTCGATCCGCCCGGGTGTCCGCTCTTTGGTAAAGAATGTCATCCCGATAGCCCTGTCGGTGCCTGTATGGTGTCCAGTGAGGGCTCCTGTTCCGCCTGGTATCGGCACGAGAAGAGATCGTTATGAAACCGGAACGATTAATCCAGTTAGCCCACGGAGCCGGCGGACGGGCCATGCAGAGCCTGATCCGGGATCTCTTTCTGAACCATTTTCAAAACCCCCATCTGGAGCCCCTGTCCGATGCAGCGGTTCTCTCCCCGATTTCGGGTGGAAGACCGGCACTGACGACCGACGGCTTTGTTGTGGATCCCCCGATCTTTCCCGGCGGAGATCTCGGCCACCTGTCCATCTGCGGTACGGTGAATGATCTGGCAGTGGCAGGGGCCCGTCCCAGGGAAATTACCTGGGCCCTGATCCTGGAAGAGGGTTGCCCCATCGACCTCGTGGAACGATGCGTGATCAGCGCCGCGAAGGCCGCCCGAGAGGCGGGTGTCTCCATCGTGGCGGGAGATACCAAGGTCGTACCCCGGGGCCGGGGAGACCGGATCTTTATCGTCTCGGCCGGTCTGGGTATAGTCCCGGAAGGAAGAGACACGGGAGACCACCGTCTCTCAACCGGGGACCTGCTGATCCTTTCCGGTCCGCCCGGGGATCACGCGGCCGCGATCATGGCCGCCCGGCACGGCCTGGCCCCGGGTTCCCTGGTGTCCGACTGCGCACCGGTCAACGGCCTGGTGGAAGCACTCTTTGAAGACAAAGTGGATGTCCACACGATGCATGACCCCACCCGGGGAGGATTGACGGCAGTCCTGAACGAAATGGCGTTCCGTTCCGGTCTGGCACTTCGAATTCATGAATCCGATGTTTCCATCAATCCCGCTGCCTCCACCGTGTTTGAGCTTCTGGGCCTGGATTTTCTTTCGATGGCATCCGAAGGAAGGATCCTCCTGGCTCTCCCCTCATCCCATGCAGAACGAGCCATTCGGTGTCTCCGTTCCCATCCCCTCGGCCGGGATGCCTCCGTGATCGGAGAGGTTCTCGGGCCCCATCAGGATCGCGCCCCCGTGACCATAAAGAACGCATACGGTGTGGAAAGGGTTCTGGACCTGCTTTCGGGATCGGACCTGCCAAGGATCTGCTGATCGTTCCACTTTAACCCTGTTTCTCCCGGAACTGTTTGTGGTACGATGTCGGCAGGGAATTATAAATAAATACCATGCGGGAGAAACAGCGACAATGTTGAGGGGGGATTCCGATAGACAGGAAGGAATACGAGAAACCCGAGATCATTCACTCTGAGCCCATCGAGGGGGTTGGCGTTGCCTGTACACCAAGCGGCAAAGATTCCCCCATCACCTGCCCGTCAGGCCCCATCCAATCGTAAATGAGTGCTATGAAATGAGGCTGAGGTTGGAGAAGGAGTGGAGACATCAAAGATGATTGAAAATTTGAACGACGCGATAAGCGTTCAAGTTCTGGTCCCGGTTTTTATATGATGTTACATAAAGAGAAAACTGAACAGAACCAAATTCCTTACCCATTATTGTTTGCATCTTATGATACATATTATTTTTTGCCAATTATGGGTTATGCTGTTAAATTACTTGATTTTATAGTAAGTGAAATTGATAGAGTATTCCTTGATAAGTTAGATGCCTTGGTGTTTTTTGATAACATTTTAAGTGATGGAATCGTTACTCCTGAGGATTATGTGTCTTTTGAATATTTCCCTGAAGGTGCTAAATATGAAGGTTGGAAGGAATTACATTTATATATATATGAGTCGATGCTATCGACAATACACTTTCAATACCGAGATACTTTATATTGGAAATATATTAGATTGACAGATATATTATATTTTTTGTTCCATGGTCATACATATTTTGAATATTCTTTAATTTCGGCTTTAGTGTATTTTAGAAATTCTCTATATAATTCTAGTATAGATACCGGAGATATGACTGAAGAAATTACAGATATATTACTGAGATATCATGTTTTCAGATACGGAAAGAATGCAAAAAATAAAGCTTATTTTAAATCTCATTTATGTACAATAAGACATTTTCTTGCAAAAGGAAGAAAATATCAATGGGAAAAAAGAATTAGGGAACATAAAACCAATAAAACAAAGATCAGACCTTGAGTACTGGCTGTTATTAACTGCACCAATTATGAGTAGCGGTGGTTATTCTGTTTCAATCACGGCCGAAAGGGTTGTGGAAATATACTCTTTCATTCGTGACTGGAGGAGGGGCGACAGCTCCATGACGGAGGCCATGGTCCCGGGCTGAATTCCCAGGATTCGGATGGGGGGAATCGTGTATCCGAGCTTTTTCCCCAGCTGGATCACCTTGAGGATGTCGCTCTCGTGGGTGGTCATCCCGGTCGATGGTTTAAAGGAATCGACATCTTGGGGCGAAAAGATACGAAATTCACCGGGAGATATCCCCATGTCCACCGCGTCCACGATGACGATCTTCTCCGTTTCCTCGGTGCAGTAGAAGAGCAGGTTCATGGCGTTGGCGGAAAGGTCGATAGCCCGAAAGTCCCGGTCCAGGTTCTCCTGGATGATGTGCTCCACGATCCTGAGCCCGATGGAGTCGTCGCCCATCGTGTAGTTGCCGAGGCCAAGGAGATATCGCATGGACCGGATGGTACCACGGCTCCGGTGCAAGAAAAAGGGCGTCCTACAGGACGCCCCGGTTGTCTGGCATGGACTGAACCTTTAGTCCTTGAACCGGACCTTCAGGTAGTGAGTGGAACAGGATATACAGGGGTCATAGGCACGAACCAGCATTTCCATGGCCAGTTCCAGCTCCTTCTCCGACTTCCCGGCCTGGAGGAGCTCGGGAAAGAACTTTTCGAGGTCGAGCTGGATGTTGGCGTGGTTCTGGTTGGTGGGAATGATGCAGTTCCCCGCCCTGCACATGCCCTTGTTGTCATAGGTGTAGTCGTGAAAGAGAATGCCGCGGGGAACTTCCACGGCACTGGCTCCCTGACCGAAGCGGGTGGGCTGCACAAGCTCTTCGATGCGGAGTCCCTCTTCAAGGATTTCGTCCAGGAGACGGATCGATTCAAAGACGCTGTGAGCGGCTTCCACGAGTTGTGCCACGTTGTTCATGAAGGGGTTGCAATTGACGGGTTTCAGACCGAAGGCATCGGCGATCTGCTTTGCCTTGGGGTGGAGCTGGTCGTAGTTGTTGTTGAAGCG carries:
- the hypF gene encoding carbamoyltransferase HypF translates to MGGLSSPVPGDQEDRILNRSRVRKRLTCTGLVQGVGFRPLVHRLAIERGLTGSVWNDPDGAAIEIEGSEEQVRSFLDALPVSLPALARLDHLEIRNLPPKGGAGFRVDMSRVGQRKRALLPPDAALCPACDTEMSDPEDRRYRYPFTTCTECGPRYTLVHALPYDRSRTSMACFPLCEACEMEYSTVSDRRFHAEPIACPVCGPRLWLVDSGGGLITREHVVDRARKMLAEGSILAVKGLGGFQLACRADRNQPVRRLRTLKNRLTRPFALMGRSIDVLKTLVSLSNEGETLLRSPRSPILLAPVRSGSSVVSEIAPGLKDLGVMIPTTPLHRELFRDAPYEVLVMTSGNLSEEPICRGNREAIDRLGPLSDALLLHDRDIVRRVDDSVLRQIDEGPVMIRRSRGWVPDPLPLPLSLKEPVLALGGHLQVTACIGIGDQAFLTQHIGDLDTPAARAFLEEAVEDLESFLEVRPKVIVTDIHPDYPTTWLGEKMADSRGGRVMRVQHHLAHAFSLMGEEGRIPGADEKQLSILLDGTGWGPDGSSWGGEWISIGPELDWSRVAHLEPLPLVGGEQAVREPWRILATALARSGRTDLFEKIPLANLVPPKKLLEVGQLSLSGTWPSASGAGRIFEAAGAMLGLAPVNRYEGEAAQLAEAAAGGRKGSTVWGELEFLLSRETRILPSAALLTEGARRLAEGEDPDEVASSFHATFARLVRCMTRNVAPSRTLPVAAGGGCLVNRLLRSGLRNEFSTEGIPLFLPSILPPGDGGLAFGQVVAASLVLQNHLDPVYLESPCSVL
- a CDS encoding HypC/HybG/HupF family hydrogenase formation chaperone encodes the protein MCLAVPMKLIERADTEGVVELNGVQRTVSLMLLPDARVGNYLLIHAGYALSEIDETEARETLALLGELAACAEEA
- the hypD gene encoding hydrogenase formation protein HypD; protein product: MNTTDLYHDSRVVRSLVDQIHRASRGLPRSITIMEVCGTHTHAIARAGLRHLMPEEIRLISGPGCPVCVTPVSFLDRALVLGRRPSTRLATFGDLYRVPSSSLSLETAHAEGIQVDIVYSPRDCMKLARENPDELIIFLAVGFETTAPTIAALLVEADQSNLSNLMILPGNKIMPPPLRTLSEDPDLQVDGFLLPGHVSVVIGAAAYAFLPDEYEKFSAIVGFTPADILRGVLEIVKQVKDETPCVRNLYERVVSDGGNRNALALMDRVFHPCDAEWRGLGVIPGSGLTLREPFAHRNAERIDVDMSPAREPAGCRCGDILKGTLDPPGCPLFGKECHPDSPVGACMVSSEGSCSAWYRHEKRSL
- the hypE gene encoding hydrogenase expression/formation protein HypE, with the protein product MKPERLIQLAHGAGGRAMQSLIRDLFLNHFQNPHLEPLSDAAVLSPISGGRPALTTDGFVVDPPIFPGGDLGHLSICGTVNDLAVAGARPREITWALILEEGCPIDLVERCVISAAKAAREAGVSIVAGDTKVVPRGRGDRIFIVSAGLGIVPEGRDTGDHRLSTGDLLILSGPPGDHAAAIMAARHGLAPGSLVSDCAPVNGLVEALFEDKVDVHTMHDPTRGGLTAVLNEMAFRSGLALRIHESDVSINPAASTVFELLGLDFLSMASEGRILLALPSSHAERAIRCLRSHPLGRDASVIGEVLGPHQDRAPVTIKNAYGVERVLDLLSGSDLPRIC
- a CDS encoding hydrogenase maturation protease gives rise to the protein MRYLLGLGNYTMGDDSIGLRIVEHIIQENLDRDFRAIDLSANAMNLLFYCTEETEKIVIVDAVDMGISPGEFRIFSPQDVDSFKPSTGMTTHESDILKVIQLGKKLGYTIPPIRILGIQPGTMASVMELSPLLQSRMKEYISTTLSAVIETE